CTTAGTTTCAAAAGGGCAGAGAATTTACTCTGGGTTCATAACCTTCACCTAACATAACATATAAATTTAGAGATATTAACCATATATAGAAGAAAAATCTCCCACCTCTTTGATGGGAGATTACTGGAGAATAGTGAAAATTGACACTTTATTGGCTGATTAAAAGGAGATTATTTTATCTAGGTCTGTCAATTTTCGCCAACCACAACCCTAATTCAGGTCATGGTCAAATTTGAATTCTTAGAGAGCGTTACCGCGAGGTAGAACTTCTTCAGGGAATACAAATTGTTCGTGGGGTTGATCTTGAGGAGCCATCCAAGCGCGGATACCCTCGTTCAGCAAAATGTTTTTGGTATAGAAGGTTTCAAACTCAGGGTCTTCCGCCGCCCGCAATTCTTGGGAGACGAAATCATAAGCCCGCAGGTTGAGTGCTAAACCGACGATGCCGACGGCGCTCATCCACAAGCCTGTGACTGGCACGAACAACATAAAGAAGTGCAACCAGCGCTTGTTAGAGAAAGCAATCCCGAAAATCTGTGACCAGAAACGGTTTGCTGTCACCATTGAGTAGGTTTCTTCCGACTGGGTGGGATTGAAGGCGCGGAAGGTGTTAGCACCATCGCCGTCTTCAAACAAGGTGTTTTCGACTGTGGCACCATGAATGGCGCACAATAAAGCACCACCCAATACACCCGCAACACCCATCATGTGGAAGGGGTTGAGTGTCCAGTTGTGGAAGCCTTGCAGGAATAGTAGGAATCGGAAAATTGCAGCCACCCCAAAGCTGGGTGCAAAGAACCAGCTAGATTGTCCCAAGGGGTACATCAGAAATACGCTGACGAATACTGCAATGGGAGCGGAGAAAGCCAGAGCGTTATAAGGACGTATCCCTACTAGACGCGCAATTTCAAATTGCCGTAACATGAAGCCAATCAAACCGAAGGCTCCGTGTAGGGCAACGAATGGCCACAAGCCACCCAGTTGGAACCAACGGGTGAGGTCGCCTTGGGCTTCTGGTCCCCACAACAGCAATAGGGAATGTCCCATGCTGTCGGCGGGGGTGGATACTGCTACTGTCAGGAAGTTAGCTCCTTCTAAGTAGGAGGAGGCTAATCCGTGGGTGTACCAAGAGGTTACGAAGGTGGTGCCTAGGTCAGCCAACCGCCTAGTGCTAGGAAGGCGCAGGGGAATAATAGTATCCCTGACCAACCTACGAATACGAAGCGATCGCGCTTGAGCCAGTCGTCTAGAACGTCAAACCACCCTCTACTAGGGGCACGTCCAACTGCGATGGTCATTAGAGCAAATCTCCAAATGTTTATAAGTACAGGTTGTATCTGTATTATAGATGGCCATATAAGAGCCTTCCATAAGCAGAAAGTTAACCAGGTTGTTAACCAAGTTTACAATTTTTTACACACCTTTAATCATATTAGGTGTAAATCGCTAATTTTTCTAGGGGTTTTGTAATAAAAATTAATTTTTTATCCAGATGAGGTAGATAGAGCAGATGAGCACAGAGGAAAGAGGTAATTTGAATTCTCCCCCTTGCGCCCTGCCCCCTGCCCCTCTGCCTCTTCTAATGCCCATTTTCCTAGAATCAGTCAGCTGACGCTAAAATGAGTCCACAGTTAAATTTGATTATTGCTAAATGTTTACCATCGATTTAAGCATCAGAAACACTGCTTTCCCGATCTCAGTACAACGTAAGTCAGCAGAGGATGCTGAGGCTGTCTATCAGCTAATTTTGGCAGCAATCCGTTCTGGGAACCCTGACATTGTAGAACTCAAGTGCGAAGGCAAGACAGAGAAAAAAATTGCTGTCCGCGCTAGTGAAATTTCTGGAGTGCAGATTGTTCAGAAAGATGGTACAACTCCTGGTGGCGGCAGACCACCTGGCTTTTTCGCTGTAGCTGCTGAGTAACCAAGGTTGACAAATGGCTCAAGTGGGCATTGAGGTCAAGGATTTAAATTTCAGTTGGCCTAATGGAGAGAAAGTGATCAAATCTTGCTCTTTAGAAGTACCCAAGGGTGAGTTTTGGATGCTCTTGGGTACAAATGGCAGCGGAAAATCTACTTTACTGAGACTGCTGGCGGGGTTATTAGCTCCTGAATCTGGCGAAATTCGGGTTTTACAACCCGTTGGCTTTGTCTTCCAAAATCCGGATCATCAACTGGTGATGCCAACGGTTGGTGCTGATGTGGCTTTTGGATTGGTGGAAGAAAAGTTGCCACCTGCTGCTACCAGAGCCAGGGTTGAGGAGGCGTTAGGAGCGGTGAATTTGCTTACTTTGCAACGACGCCCTATCTATGCACTTTCTGGCGGACAGAAACAGCGAGTCGCGATCGCAGGTGCGATCGCCCGTCGCTGTGAAGTTCTATTATTAGATGAACCCACTGCTTTACTAGATCCAGATAGCCAGTTGGATTTAGTTGCTGGTGTCCGCCGCCTTGTCAAAAGTCGAGGTATTACAGCCCTTTGGGTGACACATCGATTAGATGAGCTAAATTACTGTGACGGCGCTTTTTTGCTAGAAAAAGGCTCTTTGGTTGATAGTGGGGAAGCCCAACGCCTCAAACAACGTCTGATGGAGGTACACAGCGAAGCCTCTTAATTGAGTGCTGAGTAAAATTCATTGTACTTAGCACTCCTGAATACTACTAATAAAGAACTGTAACGCGCCTTTTAAACAAAGGCGCGTTTTAAGTTGGTGGGTCTATCTGAAGTTTGAGTTTTGTGAGGCTGCCGTATTTTTTATTCTGTGTAGCATAGTGTTACAGACTATGCATCAATTATTATAAAACTTATGAATGAATTTTGTTAACTCTAGAAAATTGTGATCAAAAACCATGCCCCGTTCCTTACTCCAAGCCGTTTTGTTAGTGGACGGCTACAATATCATAGGCGCTTGGCCTTGCCTTAAAAAAACGCGTGATAGCGTTGGATTAGAGGCTGCACGGGGCGAACTTGTGGAAGCGATGACTGGTTATAGTGCGTTTCAAGGTTACACAACTCAGATAGTTTTTGATGCCCAATATCAGAACACCTCTAGTAATAAAGAAATTATTACTGAGCTTTTATCTGTTTATTACACTGATTTTGGGCAAACCGCAGATACTTATATTGAAAAATCCTGCGCTTCTTTTCGCCACCAAATAGCCCAATCTTTGATTTCTCGTGTGATTGTTGCTACATCAGATCGGGCACAGCAGTTGATGATCCAAGGATATGGGGCTGAATGGTTGTCAGCACAGCAACTCTGTGGGGAAGTGGAAACCACTGTATGCCGGATGCGACAGAAGTATCATACGCGCAAACAATCTAAGAGTCGGTTTTTAGCTAATGCCATTGATGCTAAGGCGCGGCAGCGTCTGGCTGAATTACGAATGGGATTACAGTAGATATTTAGTATCTCAGAGTCTCTGCTTAAGTTCCTGAATCGATTTTGGCTGCAAAATTTCTCTAAATTAACTATCTAAAAAAAATATTGGCGAAAGTACTTGCCAAATACTATTTTTAGCCCTAAGATTATAAATCGTGAGTGGTCCTCAGTAGCTCAGTGGTAGAGCGATCGACTGTTAATCGATTGGTCGCTGGTTCGAATCCAGCCTGGGGAGTTTATCAATTTTGGATTTTAAATTTTGGATTCTAGATTATCCATCAGAGACTTATGGTCGCTTGACTCGGCTGTGACGTTTCTGAATCATGGGTCTTTTGGTGCTTGTCCTAAACAAGTGCTGGAATTTCAACAACGTTTGCGATCGCACCTCGAACATGAACCCTTACGCTTTTTTGGTAGGGAATGGGAACCTCTGCTAGACGATGCCAGAAGTAAGTTAGCGGCGTTTGTAGGTGCTGATGTGCAGGATTTGGTATTTGTCCCCAATGCGACGACTGGCGTTAATTCGGTGTTAAGGTCGCTGACGTTTTCACCAGAGGACGAAATACTTACAACCAACCACGAATATAATGCTTGCCGCAATGCACTTGATTTTATTGCCAGTCGCACTGGTGCGCGGGTGGTAGTGGCAAAAATTCCTTTCCCCATTGACTCGCCACAGCAAGTAATCGCAGCAGTAATTGAGCGAGTTTCACCAAAAACACGATTAGCACTTTTGGATCATGTTACCAGTCAGACAGGGCTAATTTTCCCGATGCAAGAGTTGGCGAAGGAGTTGCAACAACGGGGTGTAGATACATTGATAGATGGGGCACATGCGCCTGGAATGATTTCTCTCGATTTACGAGAGATTGACGCAACTTATTACACCGGGAATTGTCATAAATGGCTGTGTGCGCCTAAAGGGGCAGCATTTTTGTATGTGCGACGAGATAAACAGTCAGAAATTCGTCCTCTGACAATTAGCCACGGGACAAATTCGCCACGCACTGATAAAAGCCGCTTTCAGTTGGAATTTGACTGGACAGGTACAGACGATCCTACAGCTTATATGTGTGTACCGGAAGCGATCGCTTTTATGGGTTCCTTGTTACCTGGTGGGTGGAAAGAATTGAGACAGCAAAATCATCAGCTAGTGTTGCAGGGAAGACAGCTACTTTGTGAAGCGTTGGAGGTGCAGCCGCCTTGTCCAGAGGAGATGATTGGTTCAATGGCGGTTGTGCCAATGCCTACGATATTGGAAAACCGCGATTTCATGTCTGTACACGATGAGTTGTTTGATAAGTTTGGTATTCAAGTGCAGGTGATGCCGTGGCAGGAAAAACCTCGGCTGTTGGTAAGGATTTCGGCGCAGATTTACAATACTTTAGAGCAGTATGAGTATTTGGCAAAGGTGCTAAAGGGGTTGTGCTGTTAATCTAGTT
This portion of the Nostoc sp. GT001 genome encodes:
- a CDS encoding aminotransferase class V-fold PLP-dependent enzyme: MDSRLSIRDLWSLDSAVTFLNHGSFGACPKQVLEFQQRLRSHLEHEPLRFFGREWEPLLDDARSKLAAFVGADVQDLVFVPNATTGVNSVLRSLTFSPEDEILTTNHEYNACRNALDFIASRTGARVVVAKIPFPIDSPQQVIAAVIERVSPKTRLALLDHVTSQTGLIFPMQELAKELQQRGVDTLIDGAHAPGMISLDLREIDATYYTGNCHKWLCAPKGAAFLYVRRDKQSEIRPLTISHGTNSPRTDKSRFQLEFDWTGTDDPTAYMCVPEAIAFMGSLLPGGWKELRQQNHQLVLQGRQLLCEALEVQPPCPEEMIGSMAVVPMPTILENRDFMSVHDELFDKFGIQVQVMPWQEKPRLLVRISAQIYNTLEQYEYLAKVLKGLCC
- a CDS encoding NYN domain-containing protein, with the protein product MPRSLLQAVLLVDGYNIIGAWPCLKKTRDSVGLEAARGELVEAMTGYSAFQGYTTQIVFDAQYQNTSSNKEIITELLSVYYTDFGQTADTYIEKSCASFRHQIAQSLISRVIVATSDRAQQLMIQGYGAEWLSAQQLCGEVETTVCRMRQKYHTRKQSKSRFLANAIDAKARQRLAELRMGLQ
- a CDS encoding energy-coupling factor ABC transporter ATP-binding protein yields the protein MAQVGIEVKDLNFSWPNGEKVIKSCSLEVPKGEFWMLLGTNGSGKSTLLRLLAGLLAPESGEIRVLQPVGFVFQNPDHQLVMPTVGADVAFGLVEEKLPPAATRARVEEALGAVNLLTLQRRPIYALSGGQKQRVAIAGAIARRCEVLLLDEPTALLDPDSQLDLVAGVRRLVKSRGITALWVTHRLDELNYCDGAFLLEKGSLVDSGEAQRLKQRLMEVHSEAS